A genomic region of Exiguobacterium sp. Helios contains the following coding sequences:
- a CDS encoding glucose-1-phosphate adenylyltransferase produces the protein MAKKNVVAMLLAGGEGKRLGALTKHTAKPAVAFGGKYRIIDFPLSNCTNSGIDTVGVLTQYEPLELNRYLGIGSAWDLDRRNGGLTILPPYQAQNGKNWYEGTANAIYRNMSYINQYDPDYVLVLSGDHIYKMDYEKMIEEHRQGGADVTISVREVPWEEAPRFGILNTDEDLRINEFEEKPENPKSNLASMGIYVFNWDVLKRHLIQDAGDAESSFDFGKNIIPNMLFENLNIRAYKFKGYWKDVGTIQSLWEANMDLLAADPEFDLYEPSWKVHSVNPNQQPQYIGNNASIDTSIINEGCHIEGEINHSVLFYGVDVAEGSLVKDSVIFPNVKIGKDVTIHRAILADGVVVEDGATIGIPNGEVFVIEANSVIPKNEVIKEAIQ, from the coding sequence ATGGCTAAAAAGAATGTCGTCGCGATGTTGCTTGCTGGCGGAGAAGGAAAACGTCTAGGAGCACTTACGAAACACACTGCAAAACCGGCGGTCGCGTTTGGAGGGAAATATCGAATCATTGATTTCCCGTTATCTAACTGTACGAACTCAGGAATCGACACAGTAGGAGTCTTGACGCAATATGAACCACTTGAACTGAACCGCTATCTTGGAATCGGAAGTGCCTGGGATCTTGACCGCCGTAACGGTGGATTAACGATCCTGCCACCATACCAAGCCCAAAACGGGAAAAACTGGTATGAAGGAACGGCGAATGCCATCTACCGGAATATGAGTTACATCAACCAATACGATCCAGATTATGTGCTTGTATTGTCAGGGGATCACATCTACAAAATGGATTACGAAAAAATGATTGAGGAACATCGTCAAGGGGGAGCAGACGTCACGATTTCTGTTCGCGAAGTCCCTTGGGAAGAAGCACCGCGCTTCGGGATCCTGAATACGGACGAAGATCTTCGAATCAATGAATTTGAAGAAAAACCGGAAAATCCGAAATCAAACCTGGCTTCGATGGGAATTTACGTCTTTAACTGGGATGTCTTGAAACGTCACTTGATTCAAGATGCCGGGGATGCAGAATCAAGCTTTGACTTCGGGAAAAACATCATTCCGAACATGCTATTTGAAAACCTAAATATTCGTGCCTATAAATTCAAGGGATACTGGAAAGACGTCGGAACAATCCAATCACTTTGGGAAGCCAACATGGATTTACTTGCAGCGGATCCGGAGTTTGATTTGTATGAACCGTCTTGGAAAGTACACTCCGTCAATCCAAATCAACAACCACAGTACATCGGGAACAATGCTTCAATCGATACTTCGATCATCAACGAAGGATGCCATATCGAAGGCGAAATCAATCATTCGGTTCTCTTTTACGGCGTTGACGTCGCAGAAGGTTCACTTGTGAAGGATTCGGTCATCTTCCCGAACGTTAAGATCGGTAAAGACGTCACGATTCACCGGGCGATTCTCGCAGACGGCGTCGTCGTAGAAGACGGGGCGACAATCGGAATACCGAACGGCGAAGTCTTTGTCATCGAAGCGAACAGTGTCATTCCGAAAAATGAAGTCATCAAAGAAGCGATCCAATAA
- the glgD gene encoding glucose-1-phosphate adenylyltransferase subunit GlgD, with product MKTDLLGVINLSGEEGFFKELTEHRNLAAVPFAGRYRLIDFTLTNMVQNEIANIGVFTLEKYRAMMDHLGSGKEWDLDRSNGGLYIFPPALSQDAHEFRGDLSNFHLHRDFFLRSKENYVVITGSNILSAVDYRDVLREHKSSNADITVVYTKRDLPCNYCRPIRFSEQNRVTAIGSRGYEPSDETFYMETVVLSKNLFVRLVDEAIGRGEYDLLQSIIRSQLNRLHVHGYEYTGTSQVIHSLRSYYRESMLLLEQWGAINDFQHVYTKIKHEPPTRYLPGSTIKNSLVANGCKLEGTATDSILFRGVKVGKHARIKNSIIMQKSVIEEGAVVEYAILDKEVTVKRGQVIRGTAEEPIVIKKQTIV from the coding sequence ATGAAAACAGATTTACTAGGAGTCATCAATCTGAGCGGTGAAGAAGGATTCTTTAAAGAATTGACGGAACACCGCAACTTGGCTGCCGTACCATTCGCAGGTCGTTATCGACTCATCGATTTCACATTAACAAACATGGTTCAAAATGAGATTGCGAATATCGGTGTCTTTACACTTGAAAAATACCGGGCCATGATGGATCATCTTGGATCCGGCAAAGAGTGGGACTTGGACCGGTCAAACGGCGGATTATACATCTTCCCGCCGGCTTTATCACAAGATGCCCATGAATTCCGTGGTGATTTATCAAACTTCCATTTACACCGCGACTTCTTTTTACGCAGTAAAGAGAACTACGTCGTGATTACAGGATCAAATATTTTATCCGCTGTTGATTATCGCGATGTGCTGCGTGAACATAAATCATCCAATGCCGATATTACGGTCGTTTATACGAAGCGTGATTTGCCGTGTAACTATTGCCGTCCGATTCGTTTTAGTGAACAGAACCGTGTGACGGCAATCGGTTCACGCGGGTATGAACCATCGGATGAGACGTTCTACATGGAAACAGTTGTCCTGTCAAAAAACTTGTTCGTCCGTCTTGTTGACGAAGCAATCGGTCGCGGGGAATATGATTTGCTTCAAAGCATCATTCGTTCTCAATTAAACCGACTTCATGTCCATGGTTATGAATACACAGGTACATCACAAGTGATTCATTCCCTTCGTTCGTACTACCGTGAAAGCATGCTGTTACTCGAACAGTGGGGAGCAATCAACGACTTCCAACACGTTTACACGAAAATCAAACACGAACCACCGACACGTTACTTACCGGGATCTACAATCAAGAATTCACTTGTTGCGAACGGATGTAAGCTAGAGGGAACGGCAACGGACAGCATCCTCTTCCGTGGTGTCAAAGTCGGAAAACATGCGCGTATTAAAAACTCGATCATCATGCAAAAATCAGTCATCGAAGAAGGCGCAGTCGTTGAATACGCGATCCTTGACAAAGAGGTAACAGTGAAACGCGGACAAGTCATCCGTGGAACGGCTGAAGAACCGATTGTCATCAAGAAACAAACAATCGTTTAA
- the glgA gene encoding glycogen synthase GlgA, whose amino-acid sequence MKVWFAATEATPFIKTGGLADVVGSLPLALAEEGAEVSVILPNYGQIKEQYKQEMEFLFDFIVPVGWRQQFGAVLRLKQDGVTFYFIDNEYYFKRDGVIYGHYDDAERFAYFSRAVLEMIQRVDAEEVPDVIHCHDWQTGVLPAFLRIHYQHLNRYQEIKTVFTIHNLQYQGVFPEEVLGDLLGLSHEHFTADGIAHNGLVNYMKAGLVHANQITTVSPSYRDEIMDPYYGETLEPVLQHRAVDVRGILNGIDYRQFSPDTDEHLVENYDVKTVEEGKAVNKAALQQELGLPVNPDVPLFGFVSRLVDQKGIDLLAHILPDLFELDAQFIILGSGEAEYEGLFQHASTIRPDKVASYIGFDVGLAQRIYAGSDAFLMPSRFEPCGLSQLISMKYGSLPIVRETGGLRDTVQPFNQFTLEGNGFSFSNYNAQEFLDAIKRTIETYHDKPVFKHLIETAMQEDFSWIRSADEYLALYRLIAPSVD is encoded by the coding sequence ATGAAGGTATGGTTTGCTGCCACAGAAGCGACACCATTCATCAAGACAGGGGGGCTAGCTGACGTCGTCGGCTCGCTCCCTTTAGCGCTTGCTGAAGAGGGTGCGGAAGTTTCGGTCATTTTACCGAACTACGGTCAAATTAAAGAACAATACAAACAAGAGATGGAATTTTTATTTGATTTCATCGTCCCGGTCGGATGGCGTCAACAATTTGGGGCAGTCTTGCGTCTAAAACAAGACGGTGTGACGTTTTATTTCATCGACAATGAATACTACTTCAAGCGCGATGGTGTAATTTATGGTCATTATGACGATGCGGAGCGTTTTGCGTACTTCTCAAGAGCGGTCCTTGAAATGATTCAACGTGTCGATGCAGAGGAAGTACCGGATGTCATCCATTGTCATGATTGGCAAACCGGCGTCTTACCGGCTTTCTTACGGATTCATTATCAGCATCTCAACCGTTATCAGGAAATCAAAACGGTCTTTACCATCCATAACCTGCAATATCAAGGTGTCTTCCCGGAAGAAGTACTGGGTGATTTGCTTGGTCTCAGTCACGAACACTTCACTGCAGACGGAATTGCCCATAACGGTCTCGTCAACTATATGAAGGCTGGTCTTGTCCATGCCAATCAAATTACTACTGTCAGCCCGTCTTACCGTGATGAAATCATGGATCCCTACTACGGGGAAACACTGGAACCGGTCTTACAACACCGTGCCGTCGACGTCCGAGGAATTTTGAACGGAATTGATTACAGACAGTTCAGTCCGGATACGGATGAACATCTGGTAGAAAACTATGATGTGAAGACGGTTGAAGAAGGTAAAGCAGTGAACAAGGCAGCCTTACAACAGGAACTTGGCTTACCGGTCAATCCGGATGTGCCGTTATTTGGCTTTGTCTCACGTCTTGTCGATCAAAAGGGAATCGATTTACTCGCCCATATCCTGCCTGATCTGTTCGAACTCGATGCACAGTTCATCATTCTTGGTTCGGGAGAAGCGGAGTATGAAGGGTTGTTCCAGCATGCGTCAACGATTCGTCCGGACAAGGTAGCTTCCTACATCGGTTTTGATGTCGGACTCGCCCAACGGATTTATGCCGGCAGTGACGCCTTCTTGATGCCGTCACGTTTCGAACCGTGTGGCCTTAGTCAATTGATCTCGATGAAGTACGGTTCGTTGCCGATTGTTCGGGAAACCGGTGGCTTGCGTGACACTGTCCAACCATTTAATCAGTTCACTTTAGAGGGAAATGGCTTCTCGTTCTCGAATTATAATGCGCAAGAGTTCCTGGATGCAATTAAACGGACGATTGAGACGTATCATGATAAACCTGTATTCAAACATCTGATCGAAACAGCGATGCAAGAAGACTTTAGCTGGATTCGCTCCGCTGATGAATATTTGGCGCTCTATCGTTTAATCGCACCGTCTGTTGACTGA
- a CDS encoding glycogen/starch/alpha-glucan phosphorylase, whose amino-acid sequence MFQDKEKFKKRFNERFISMHGKALDDATENDVYQTLAYMVREYVTTDWMRTKEAYIHKKSKQVYYFSLEFLLGRFLYNNLLSLDVLEEVRSGLSELGYDLADLTEEEPEPGLGNGGLGRLAACFLDSLAALGLPGHGNGIRYQYGLFKQKIIDGYQVELPDNWLKNGNMWEIRRSDKAVDIPFGGNVWLEEVKGGKYRVHHEPAEIVRAVPYDMPIVGYQNGIVNNLRLWSAESPYDDDELLSQHRGNYKDLLSHKQAIQTISEFLYPDDTTYEGKVLRLKQQYFFVSAGLRSILLSHKKRNTSLKHLGNQIAIHINDTHPVVAIPELMRILIDEEEYSWEESWRITKSVMSFTNHTLLSEALERWPVDLFRNLLPRIYLIVEEINRRFCKDVLDNYPHLEANMREIAIIADGMINMANLAVVGTHSTNGVAQIHTEILKQREMRLFYEMFPLRFNNKTNGITHRRWFLLSNPALANRVTEAIGDSWINHPSDLQKLTKFAEDTTLQQDIQAIKLASKKELAELIENETGIVVDPHSIFDVQVKRLHAYKRQLLNALHIHSLYYRLKEDQSFQMTPRTFIFGAKAAPGYHYAKEVIRYINSLAKLINSDPDVSPYMKVVFLENYRVSLAEKIFPASDVSEQISTASYEASGTGNMKFMMNGALTIGTLDGANIEIRDEVEDPNIFIFGLTPQEVMNYKKYGGYSAYDQYSAQPELRRVIDGLVDGSLFPTGEFQAIYDSLLTYNDEYLILKDFLSYQQAQERIGRAYQDTEKWYKMVIMNIGKSGVFSSDRTIKEYANAIWNIKPVQI is encoded by the coding sequence ATGTTCCAAGACAAAGAGAAGTTCAAGAAGAGGTTTAATGAGCGGTTTATTTCCATGCATGGTAAAGCGTTGGATGATGCAACAGAAAATGACGTTTATCAAACGTTAGCCTACATGGTACGGGAATACGTCACAACGGATTGGATGCGGACGAAAGAAGCTTACATTCATAAAAAAAGTAAACAAGTCTATTATTTTTCACTTGAATTTTTACTTGGTCGATTCCTCTACAATAACTTGTTGAGTCTCGATGTGTTAGAAGAGGTACGAAGCGGTCTTTCAGAACTCGGCTATGATTTGGCTGATTTGACGGAAGAAGAACCGGAACCGGGTCTTGGGAATGGAGGACTCGGTCGTTTAGCAGCCTGTTTCCTTGATTCACTCGCAGCACTCGGCTTACCGGGCCATGGAAACGGCATCCGCTATCAATATGGATTATTTAAGCAAAAAATCATCGACGGCTACCAAGTCGAACTTCCGGATAACTGGTTGAAGAACGGCAACATGTGGGAAATCCGTCGTTCCGACAAAGCGGTCGATATTCCGTTCGGAGGAAACGTGTGGTTGGAGGAAGTGAAAGGCGGCAAGTATCGTGTTCATCATGAACCGGCAGAAATCGTTCGTGCTGTTCCGTATGACATGCCGATCGTCGGTTATCAGAACGGCATCGTCAATAACTTACGTCTATGGAGTGCTGAATCACCGTATGACGACGATGAACTGTTAAGCCAACACCGCGGCAACTACAAAGACTTACTCAGTCACAAACAAGCCATTCAGACGATTTCTGAATTCTTATATCCGGATGATACGACATATGAAGGCAAAGTCTTACGTCTGAAGCAGCAGTATTTCTTCGTCTCGGCAGGACTCCGGAGTATCTTATTGTCACATAAAAAACGAAACACATCGCTGAAGCATTTAGGAAATCAAATTGCGATTCATATCAACGATACGCATCCGGTCGTTGCGATTCCTGAATTGATGCGGATTTTGATTGATGAAGAGGAATATTCTTGGGAGGAATCATGGCGGATTACGAAAAGTGTCATGTCCTTTACAAACCATACATTGCTTTCGGAAGCTTTGGAACGCTGGCCGGTTGATCTGTTCCGCAATCTATTGCCGCGCATTTATCTAATCGTCGAAGAAATCAACCGTCGATTCTGTAAGGATGTCCTTGATAATTATCCACATCTGGAAGCGAATATGCGTGAAATTGCCATTATTGCGGACGGGATGATCAACATGGCGAACTTAGCCGTCGTCGGTACCCACTCGACGAACGGTGTAGCCCAAATCCATACGGAAATCCTCAAGCAACGCGAAATGCGTTTGTTTTATGAGATGTTCCCGCTTCGCTTCAATAATAAAACGAACGGAATCACACATCGACGCTGGTTCCTGTTATCGAATCCGGCACTTGCAAATCGTGTAACGGAAGCAATCGGGGACAGTTGGATCAATCATCCGTCTGATTTACAAAAACTGACGAAATTCGCAGAGGATACCACGCTTCAACAGGATATCCAGGCAATCAAGTTGGCGAGTAAAAAAGAATTGGCAGAGTTGATTGAGAATGAGACGGGAATCGTTGTAGATCCACATTCGATTTTTGATGTGCAAGTCAAACGGCTTCATGCGTATAAACGACAATTACTTAACGCGCTTCATATTCATTCGTTGTACTACCGTCTAAAAGAAGATCAATCGTTCCAAATGACGCCACGGACCTTTATTTTTGGGGCAAAGGCGGCCCCGGGCTATCATTATGCCAAAGAAGTCATCCGTTATATCAATTCTTTAGCGAAACTGATTAACTCGGATCCGGATGTCAGCCCTTATATGAAAGTCGTATTCCTTGAGAATTATCGTGTCTCGCTTGCAGAAAAGATTTTCCCGGCAAGTGATGTCAGTGAACAAATTTCGACAGCGAGCTATGAGGCGTCAGGAACGGGAAACATGAAATTCATGATGAACGGCGCCTTGACGATCGGGACACTGGACGGTGCGAACATTGAGATTCGCGATGAGGTGGAAGATCCAAACATCTTCATTTTTGGACTGACCCCACAAGAAGTCATGAACTATAAAAAATATGGCGGCTACAGTGCGTACGATCAATACAGTGCACAACCTGAACTTCGTCGCGTAATCGACGGACTCGTGGACGGATCGCTTTTCCCGACAGGTGAGTTCCAGGCAATTTATGATTCACTGTTGACGTACAATGATGAATACTTGATTTTAAAAGATTTCTTATCGTACCAACAAGCACAGGAAAGAATCGGGCGTGCCTATCAGGACACTGAAAAATGGTACAAGATGGTCATCATGAATATCGGGAAATCGGGCGTCTTCTCGAGCGACCGGACCATTAAAGAATATGCCAATGCCATTTGGAACATCAAACCGGTACAAATCTAA
- a CDS encoding sulfurtransferase, with amino-acid sequence MFPTIQMTDLQQLVHTDQIRWFDCRYDLQQPDYGRDAFRESHVAGAQYLDLSTDLSGPRSETGGRHPLPSKEQWIHTLESLGVQRDDFIVLYDDGFPYAARAWWLFKWAGHERVVVLEGGLSSYLAFDFPMSTESTVLKKSTYQADFKDDMLIQYEEVKNRPAETYLVDSRSPDRFHGQNETIDPVAGHIPGAVNCFFEKAISPDRRLKDAEDLKELYADLLEAESPILYCGSGVTACVNVLALHALGKTDVRLYAGSYSDWISQTDEVAR; translated from the coding sequence ATGTTTCCAACCATTCAAATGACTGACTTGCAACAACTTGTCCATACGGATCAGATTCGCTGGTTTGATTGTCGCTATGATTTGCAGCAACCCGATTATGGTCGTGATGCGTTTAGGGAAAGCCATGTCGCGGGCGCACAGTATTTAGATTTATCTACTGATTTATCAGGACCACGTTCCGAAACGGGCGGACGCCATCCACTGCCTTCAAAGGAGCAATGGATCCACACGTTGGAGTCACTCGGGGTCCAGCGCGATGATTTCATCGTCCTTTATGATGATGGCTTCCCTTACGCAGCACGTGCCTGGTGGCTCTTTAAATGGGCCGGGCATGAACGTGTCGTCGTCCTTGAAGGCGGACTGTCATCTTATCTCGCATTTGACTTCCCCATGAGTACGGAATCAACTGTTTTAAAAAAATCAACTTATCAAGCCGACTTTAAAGACGACATGCTGATTCAATATGAAGAGGTTAAAAATCGTCCGGCAGAAACCTATCTCGTGGATTCCCGGTCACCGGATCGATTTCATGGTCAAAACGAAACGATTGATCCCGTCGCCGGTCACATTCCGGGGGCCGTGAATTGCTTCTTCGAAAAGGCAATCTCACCAGACCGCCGCTTGAAAGATGCGGAAGATTTGAAGGAATTGTACGCTGATCTGCTCGAAGCGGAATCTCCAATTCTTTATTGCGGCAGCGGCGTGACTGCTTGCGTCAATGTCCTTGCCTTGCACGCTTTAGGGAAAACCGATGTCCGGCTCTATGCAGGATCGTACAGCGACTGGATCAGCCAAACGGATGAAGTCGCACGATAA
- a CDS encoding phospho-sugar mutase gives MSWKETYQKWNQFAGLETELKEEMTALAADDKAAEEAFYKELEFGTGGMRGEIGVGTNRMNVYTVRKASQGFADFIKAEGAEAVGQGIVIAHDSRHYSPEFALEAAKTLASNGIKAYLFDGLRPTPELSFAVRELRAAGGIVITASHNPPEYNGYKVYGNDGGQLPPKEADDLVSYVNQVEDELLIELEAEEILRANGLIVRVGEQLDDAYQEQLKTIRVLPTIQDELTAPLKIVFTPLHGTGLVPVTVGLKNYGFEHVTVVEEQAKPDGAFPTVSSPNPEEHAAFKLAIEYGDRVDADVLLATDPDADRVGVATRDADGEWVVLTGNQTGALLLDYILSQKAAQGTLPKNGFVAKTIVTSELGALIARHYDLHVENTLTGFKFIGEKIKQYNESGEYEYLFGYEESYGYLIGDFCRDKDAVQACLLAAEMTAYHKKEGRTLYEALQAIYEQFGYFEESLRSLTLKGKDGVAQIGRIMDTFREHPPKQVAGEKVVLFEDYDASISHDLVQHTPSPINLPKSNVLKFTLEDGSWFCLRPSGTEPKIKFYFSVTSPDAAETTRKRQMIEDEVMQEVEQIQ, from the coding sequence ATGTCATGGAAAGAGACGTATCAAAAATGGAATCAGTTCGCAGGATTAGAAACTGAACTAAAAGAAGAAATGACGGCGCTTGCGGCAGACGACAAAGCAGCCGAAGAAGCCTTTTACAAAGAGTTGGAATTCGGGACAGGCGGTATGCGTGGTGAGATCGGTGTCGGGACGAACCGGATGAATGTCTACACGGTGCGTAAAGCCTCACAAGGGTTTGCTGACTTTATCAAGGCAGAAGGAGCGGAAGCAGTCGGGCAGGGAATCGTCATCGCACATGACTCCCGTCATTACTCTCCGGAGTTTGCATTAGAAGCAGCGAAGACGCTTGCCAGTAACGGGATTAAAGCGTACTTGTTCGACGGACTCCGTCCAACACCTGAATTGTCATTTGCCGTGCGCGAACTCCGGGCAGCAGGCGGAATCGTCATTACGGCGAGTCACAATCCACCGGAATATAACGGCTACAAAGTCTACGGGAATGATGGTGGACAGTTGCCGCCAAAAGAAGCGGATGATCTTGTCTCTTACGTCAATCAAGTCGAGGACGAACTTTTAATCGAGCTTGAAGCGGAAGAAATCTTGCGCGCGAACGGATTGATTGTTCGTGTCGGAGAACAGCTGGATGACGCGTACCAGGAACAATTAAAAACAATTCGTGTGTTACCGACGATTCAGGACGAGTTGACAGCACCTTTAAAGATTGTCTTTACTCCGCTTCACGGGACAGGCCTTGTACCGGTCACGGTAGGATTAAAGAATTATGGTTTTGAGCATGTAACGGTCGTCGAAGAACAAGCGAAGCCGGATGGCGCCTTCCCGACAGTATCTTCTCCGAATCCGGAAGAGCATGCGGCATTTAAGTTGGCTATCGAGTACGGAGATCGTGTCGATGCGGATGTGTTGCTTGCGACAGACCCGGATGCCGACCGTGTCGGTGTTGCGACACGTGATGCGGATGGAGAATGGGTCGTCCTCACGGGAAACCAGACAGGTGCGTTACTGCTTGATTACATCTTGTCTCAAAAAGCGGCACAAGGCACATTACCGAAAAATGGTTTTGTCGCGAAAACGATTGTCACATCGGAACTTGGTGCTTTGATTGCAAGACATTACGACTTGCATGTTGAGAATACGTTAACAGGATTTAAATTCATCGGTGAAAAAATCAAACAATACAATGAATCCGGAGAATATGAATATCTGTTTGGTTATGAAGAAAGTTATGGCTACCTGATTGGAGATTTCTGCCGTGACAAGGATGCCGTCCAGGCCTGCCTGCTTGCTGCTGAGATGACAGCGTATCACAAGAAAGAAGGACGGACGCTCTATGAGGCGTTACAAGCCATCTATGAGCAGTTCGGTTACTTTGAAGAGTCACTTCGTTCATTGACACTAAAAGGGAAAGACGGTGTAGCACAAATCGGCCGGATCATGGATACATTCCGTGAGCATCCGCCAAAACAAGTGGCCGGTGAAAAAGTCGTCTTATTTGAAGACTATGATGCAAGCATTTCGCATGATTTGGTACAGCATACACCATCACCGATTAACCTTCCAAAATCAAATGTCTTGAAATTTACGTTAGAAGACGGTTCGTGGTTCTGCCTTCGCCCATCCGGGACTGAACCGAAAATTAAATTCTATTTCAGTGTGACATCACCCGATGCTGCAGAGACAACACGTAAACGTCAGATGATTGAAGATGAAGTCATGCAAGAAGTGGAACAGATTCAGTAA
- a CDS encoding aldo/keto reductase family oxidoreductase: protein MERIQLTEDLSFSRVIHGLWRLNEWEMTAEQRLELIEQCLALGITTFDHADIYGDYTNEGLFGEALALKPELRERMEIVTKTGIKMKGNYFSDQKLSFYDTTKEHIIEHATRSLKELGVDYIDTLLIHRPDPLMDPNEIAEAFVELKESGKVRTFGLSNHTPAQQSLIQSRLPFMLVTNQLELSVAELKHFEDGSVDLCHENEMPLMAWSPLAGGRLFKDEQFAPLRDKLEEIGHDIGAEAIDEVAYAWLLKHPARIMPIVGSGKIDRIESAVRATRLELSREQWFEILKASRGRDVD, encoded by the coding sequence ATGGAACGGATACAGTTAACAGAAGATCTTTCATTTTCAAGGGTCATACATGGTTTATGGCGATTAAACGAATGGGAAATGACTGCAGAGCAGCGTCTTGAACTGATTGAACAATGTTTGGCTCTCGGCATCACAACATTCGACCACGCCGACATCTACGGCGATTATACGAACGAAGGGTTGTTCGGTGAAGCACTGGCTCTCAAACCTGAACTCCGCGAACGGATGGAAATCGTCACAAAAACAGGAATCAAGATGAAGGGAAACTACTTCTCGGATCAAAAACTATCATTTTATGATACAACAAAAGAACATATCATTGAACACGCGACACGTTCATTAAAGGAACTGGGTGTCGACTACATTGATACGTTATTAATCCATCGTCCGGATCCATTGATGGATCCTAACGAAATTGCAGAAGCCTTCGTTGAGCTGAAAGAGTCAGGAAAAGTCCGGACGTTTGGTTTGTCAAACCATACACCGGCACAGCAAAGTCTGATTCAATCACGACTGCCGTTCATGCTCGTCACAAATCAGCTTGAACTGTCTGTTGCAGAACTGAAGCACTTCGAAGACGGTTCTGTTGATCTATGCCACGAAAATGAAATGCCGCTCATGGCGTGGAGTCCACTAGCTGGAGGGCGATTATTCAAAGATGAGCAGTTTGCGCCGCTTCGCGACAAGCTCGAGGAAATCGGACATGACATCGGTGCAGAAGCAATCGATGAAGTAGCCTATGCTTGGTTGCTCAAACATCCGGCACGGATCATGCCAATCGTCGGTTCTGGAAAAATTGACCGCATTGAATCAGCTGTTCGGGCGACCCGACTCGAACTGTCACGTGAACAGTGGTTTGAAATCTTAAAAGCTTCCCGTGGACGGGATGTCGATTGA
- a CDS encoding amino acid ABC transporter permease, which produces MELFTIVRDNADVYGKAIGTTLLASGFAIVFALFLGLILAVMRDSRFAVLSGFARLYVSFFRGTPLLLQILILYNGLVVLQLTGFQALAFGLSLHFSAYISESFRAAISSVDRGQWEAADSLGIPRRKTFKDVILPQALSRAIPPLSNSVIDIIKSTSLGTIVAVEELTYVSDQISATTYLVMPLLLFSAAIYWIMSTLIQAVQHRLEARFSIPE; this is translated from the coding sequence ATGGAATTGTTTACAATCGTCCGCGATAATGCGGACGTTTACGGAAAGGCGATTGGCACTACACTTCTTGCAAGTGGATTTGCCATCGTCTTTGCGCTTTTTCTTGGTCTGATTCTTGCCGTCATGCGGGATAGTCGTTTTGCCGTCTTAAGCGGCTTCGCAAGATTGTATGTTTCATTTTTCCGAGGAACGCCACTGTTACTGCAAATTCTGATTTTATACAATGGTCTCGTCGTCCTTCAACTGACCGGCTTCCAAGCGTTAGCATTTGGCCTGTCACTTCACTTCTCGGCCTACATCTCGGAATCGTTCCGGGCAGCGATTTCGTCTGTTGATCGCGGACAATGGGAAGCTGCGGATTCACTCGGAATTCCACGCCGGAAGACGTTTAAGGATGTTATCCTCCCACAAGCTCTTTCACGTGCCATTCCTCCCCTGTCGAACTCGGTTATTGATATTATCAAATCGACTTCACTCGGGACAATTGTAGCCGTTGAAGAACTGACGTATGTATCGGATCAGATTTCAGCAACAACCTATCTCGTCATGCCGTTGTTACTGTTCTCAGCTGCGATTTATTGGATCATGTCGACATTAATTCAAGCGGTGCAACATCGTCTTGAAGCCCGATTCAGTATTCCGGAATAG